TTTTTATTGAGCCCGATAACAACGCCTATGACGATGTCATTTTAACAGAAGCCATAAAGAATAATGGCAGGGTTTTTACTGAGACCGTTCTGAAGAAAACACCCATGGCAGCCAATGAAGCGGAAGAATTCTTTGGAAGACAACAAATCCTCTATGATACCTATGGCGAAATTTCCAATGTACAGGGCGATACGACAAGAGTTGTTGAATATTATGGCTTGCAGTCTCCCTTAAAACCCTATGGACGGGCCAGCTATGGATATGGTCATGCCAATTTTTACGATGATTATGACAAGAGATACAGACGGCAGCAGTTGATTGCGAAATCCTGTGTTGAATTGGAAACTCTTGAAGTCGAAGATTTGACCACTTCTTTTACTCTCAATCTGGAAAATCAAGAGCGATTGGCCTGGGTGGACAAAGACGGACAGTATCAGACCATTGAGTATCCCCTGACCGATAAAATCATCAATCAGCTGAAAAAGGATGTGCAGGAAAAATCTGCACCCAGAATTGAAGACAGCGACAAAGACGGGAATCCGGACAGATCCTTTTTTGTCGTTTATCACCTTGAAGATCATTTTGTTCCTTCCATAACTCTCTCTCTGGCAGTGAATTATTTTAACAAAGAACTTTCCGATCTGGAAGTTGTTCTGGATGAATACATCATCCTTCATGATGTGGAATATTTTGATTCAGATACTGCCCAATGGGGACCCTACATTATTACCGATGAGTTTCCCGAAGTGGATGCAGAAGGGAATCTTCTCACTGAAGGCAAAACCCGCCTAGTCAAGGATATCAAAATCCCCATTGATGACCGTGGTCAGATGCTCATTAACTATATGGGCCTCAGGTCGAATTCTTCACGGGGAGGCTATCAAACCTATCCTGTGCGCTCCTATTCCGGATATGCTTCACGTGTTCCCGGGATGGATCCATCTTCCTGGCCGAGGACGAAGGCCGTGGATAATAAAATTCTTATGGTCGGAGCCTTTGCACAGGGAATTGCGGATGACGAGAAAACGACTCCCTACGGTTTAATGTATGGTGTCGAGATCCATGCGAATGCGTTGAATACGATCCTGATGGATAACTTTCTCCTTGAAGTCCCTTATTGGATTAATACGCTTATACTCTTTTTATCAATGATGATCATTGCCTTCATTACTTCCCGGATTGGGCCCGGCTGGTCATTGATCCTGACTGTTTTTCTGATTTTTGCCCAGTTTATTGTCATCTCCATTCTCTTTGAATTTAAAAATTTAATGATTAATTTCTCCGCACCCGGGATTGGAAGTTTTTTCATCTATATCGCTGTTGTTTTGTACCGTGTGATCATGGAAGAATCGGATAAGAAGAGAATCAAGGTGATGTTCGGGAAATATGTCAGTCCTGTTATGGTAGAAAGGATGATGGAAACACCTCCAGAATTGGGGGGAGTCGACAACGACACGACTATATTCTTCTCAGATATCAGAAGTTTTACAACCTTATCAGAAACAATGTCGCCTCAGGAACTGGTTCAGCTCCTCAATGAATATCTTACGGCCATGACAGATTGCATCATGGATTATCGGGGTACTCTTGATAAATACATCGGTGATGCCATCATGTGTTTCTGGGGAGCACCAATACCTCAGGAAGATCATGCTCTTTTATCCTGTAAATGCGCTTTAAAACAGATGGAAATTCTGGACCGTTTGAATTTGGAATGGCCTCCGGAGAAACAGATCCATATCGGCATCGGCTTGAATTCGGGGATATCCACAGTTGGAAATATGGGAAGTGAAGGGCGGATGAATTACACCGTAATGGGTGACCACGTCAATCTGGCCTCTCGCCTGGAGGGGATAAACAAGCAGTATTACACCAGCATTGTCATCAGTGAGTCCACCTATGATCATATCAAAGACAAGGGGGCTATCTGCCGAGAGCTGGATGATATCAGAGTAAAGGGCAAGAAAAAACCGGTCAGGATCTATGAATTGATTGGTTTCGAGGATGGGCTTGAGATTCTCTGATTTATCGAAAAACTTAATCACTCTTATTTTTCTCTGCATTGTCATTCTCTTCAGTTGCGGATTACCTGTTTATAAGGTTCTTGAGCCGCCTGTATATTATGGCTCGAGCAATTATGCGGTTGGTTTCAGAACTCCTGATGACCCCATCATTGACGGCTATGTGATCTATTATAAAATTTACAATACTGGAGAGAATCTTATCCGTGAGGATGAGAAACTCTTTGATCCGGACTATTATCAAAATACTGCCGGCACAGAGCTGCCTTTCGGCGAATCTCTTCCCAGGGATTTGAATTTCTATCAGCTCGGAATCTTAGGAAATAACGTTGTGTCATATCCTCAGATTCCCTGGTCTGAGAGCGGAGACATTCTTCAGATTGATTTTACCGGAGCATTGAATCAGGAGTCAGATCCTGTCTTTACCATGAATGGCCTGGTAATGACAGATTCCATCGCTGTCCCTGCAAGGTATACCCGGTATACTTCCGGAACGCTGAGCGGTACCTTCAAGAGTTTTATCAATAACTATAGTTATAGTAATGACGTAGATATTCTGGATGTCAAAAATAGAACAGGCGCGATTTTACAAAATATTGAGATTGCATTTGTGGCTATAAGTTACGGCATCAGTAGTACGACTCTGCAGCCCATGATGAGTGTTCCTGTGCATCTGGGAACCATACTGCAGCAGAATATGAGTGATGCAATATATTAATGAGGTAAAAAATGCTGGGATCTTTTAAACTGAATTTTATTCTACTCTATATCATCTGCGGGTTTTGTGTGGCTTATTTTGGTGTGTATATTCTCAAGCATCAGTATCTGGGACGCATCTGGGGAGCCATTATTGTTTCTGTTATCGGTGCTTTTCTGGGAGCTCTGTTGAGTTCCGTTGTCATCAGTAGCAGCATGGATCTCTTTAATATTGCATCCGCTATGCTTTTAGCATCAATCTCTTTGTTTATCTTTGGCAAAGCCAGCCGATATCATAACGATTAGAAGCTGTCGCAACTTCTGATAATATATATTCTGTCTACCTAAAACCGGGAGTAATATAATGAATCAAAAAGAAAGAAAACACAGTTTTGAAGAACTCTGTGGCGTCATTGAAAATCTGCGATCTCCCGAAGGTTGTCCCTGGGACAGAGAGCAGACAGCCGAAACATTAAGCTCCGACTTTATTGAAGAAGTATATGAAGCTGTGGATGCCATTCGGGGGAAAGATGA
Above is a genomic segment from Oceanispirochaeta sp. containing:
- a CDS encoding CHASE2 domain-containing protein, with protein sequence MAREGRNRSKILNVKYFSLVLGLLFFFLFWGLTEVTSIFDHMEHKLLDLHFNLKTVFEQTRIQEGVTIEKRNPHISPDILIVGIDFNSLNAFGRWPFERYRHANLLDAFSRIKDQTQRESALFLDIFFIEPDNNAYDDVILTEAIKNNGRVFTETVLKKTPMAANEAEEFFGRQQILYDTYGEISNVQGDTTRVVEYYGLQSPLKPYGRASYGYGHANFYDDYDKRYRRQQLIAKSCVELETLEVEDLTTSFTLNLENQERLAWVDKDGQYQTIEYPLTDKIINQLKKDVQEKSAPRIEDSDKDGNPDRSFFVVYHLEDHFVPSITLSLAVNYFNKELSDLEVVLDEYIILHDVEYFDSDTAQWGPYIITDEFPEVDAEGNLLTEGKTRLVKDIKIPIDDRGQMLINYMGLRSNSSRGGYQTYPVRSYSGYASRVPGMDPSSWPRTKAVDNKILMVGAFAQGIADDEKTTPYGLMYGVEIHANALNTILMDNFLLEVPYWINTLILFLSMMIIAFITSRIGPGWSLILTVFLIFAQFIVISILFEFKNLMINFSAPGIGSFFIYIAVVLYRVIMEESDKKRIKVMFGKYVSPVMVERMMETPPELGGVDNDTTIFFSDIRSFTTLSETMSPQELVQLLNEYLTAMTDCIMDYRGTLDKYIGDAIMCFWGAPIPQEDHALLSCKCALKQMEILDRLNLEWPPEKQIHIGIGLNSGISTVGNMGSEGRMNYTVMGDHVNLASRLEGINKQYYTSIVISESTYDHIKDKGAICRELDDIRVKGKKKPVRIYELIGFEDGLEIL